A window of the Anthonomus grandis grandis chromosome 9, icAntGran1.3, whole genome shotgun sequence genome harbors these coding sequences:
- the LOC126740783 gene encoding leucine-rich repeat-containing protein 15-like, which produces MPLKHCICLVLFILRVNAADVCEITACQALEESLIQITEFSDRIEEKNDTNDYLIKLERRVRSLEQPVWDIVKEDGHWIDCLIGPCNCKPEIKTLSCWRLDLKELPSEQVLPYDVRAIDLGINQLSTLSNKAFQGLTFLTELDLFDNEIDYLPSGLFRRLSSLIYLRLHKNKLEELHPDLLKYLPNLKTLDVSANKLKFLPYNLFEANRKLILLHLSRNSLKAIPEALFNRLERLEDLDLSNNELETLPKYVFADLAVLKRLHLAENNISSLPTGVFTQLRQLNLLNLRKNKLSHLSENLFAPLENLKILQLTSNQISQVSPKDFLKLTNLVELHLGQNLISELPEEAFVGNKKLEKLFLFSNILEEVNDRTFNGLANLTSLFMNNNMLKNIGAGTFYYTPQLQKLQIDSNKFHFLPAKLFDPLTQLVSVKLAKNPWHCDCNILYLSIWIELNQNKVWDSDLACRGPGDLGGLLLKDMTFDKLCEGQWASMMNHAARIPVKKNTGLNISLFEFDESNESLK; this is translated from the exons ATGCCCCTAAAACACTGtatttgtttagttttattCATTCTTCGAGTAAATGCCGCTGATGTGTGTGAAATAACCGCTTGCCAAGCGCTGGAAGAAAGCCTAATACAAATCACTGAATTCTCAGATAGAATTGAGGAAAAAAACGATAccaatgattatttaattaagcTGGAAAGACGGGTAAGATCACTGGAACAACCTG tgtGGGATATTGTCAAAGAAGATGGGCACTGGATCGATTGCCTAATAGGTCCTTGCAACTGTAAACCCGAAATAAAAACCTTAAGCTGCTGGAGGTTGGACTTAAAAGAGTTGCCATCTGAGCAAGTCTTGCCTTATGACGTCAGAGCCAT cGATTTAGGGATTAACCAGTTGTCCACCTTGAGCAACAAGGCCTTTCAGGGCCTCACTTTTCTCACTGAGCTTGATCTGTTTGATAATGAAATTGATTATTTGCCGTCGGGTTTATTTAGGAGGTTAAGCAGCCTTATATATTT GAGACTCCATAAAAACAAACTGGAAGAACTGCATCCTGATCTACTAAAATACCTGCCAAACCTAAAAACGCTTGACGTGTCAGCGAACAAATTAAAGTTTCTCCCGTACAACCTGTTTGAGGCTAACAGGAAGTTAATTTTGCTCCACTTATCCAGAAACAGCTTGAAAGCCATTCCGGAGGCTTTATTTAATAGGCTGGAACGCCTGGAAGATCTGGATTTGAGCAACAACGAACTAGAAACTTTGCCAAAGTATGTGTTTGCTGACCTGGCAGTATTAAAGAGGCTCCATTTGGCTGAGAATAATATCAGTTCACTTCCCACTG GAGTTTTTACTCAATTACGTCAACTGAATTTGCTGAatcttagaaaaaataaactgaGTCATCTCTCGGAAAATTTGTTTGCTCCCCTGGAGAACCTGAAGATTTTACAGCTCACCAGTAATCAAATATCTCAG gtTTCTcctaaggactttttaaagctGACTAACCTGGTTGAGCTTCATTTAGGGCAAAATTTGATAAGTGAACTTCCGGAGGAAGCCTTCGTTGGCAATAAAAAGCTGGagaaattgtttcttttttccaaTATCCTGGAAGAGGTTAATGATAGGACCTTTAACGGATTAGCAAATCTAACCTCACTATTTATGAACAAtaatatgctaaaaaatattGGTGCCGGGACGTTTTACTATACCCCTCAGCTTCAAAAACT gcAAATTGATAGCAACAAATTTCACTTCTTACCTGCTAAACTATTCGATCCTTTGACCCAGTTGGTGTCAGTGAAACTGGCCAAGAATCCTTGGCACTGtgattgtaatattttatatctttccAT TTGGATTGAATTGAACCAGAACAAAGTGTGGGACTCAGACCTCGCTTGCAGAGGTCCAGGTGATCTTGGAGGACTTCTTTTGAAGGATATGACCTTCGATAAGCTCTGTGAAGGTCAATGGGCCAGTATGATGAATCATGCTGCCAGAATACCTGTTAAAAAGAACACAGgacttaatataagtttatttgAGTTTGATGAGTCTAATgaatctttgaaataa